In Ornithorhynchus anatinus isolate Pmale09 chromosome 17, mOrnAna1.pri.v4, whole genome shotgun sequence, the following proteins share a genomic window:
- the MLXIPL gene encoding carbohydrate-responsive element-binding protein isoform X1, whose protein sequence is MAGVLSEGLAGGLAGGLSGPRSGPEPSAEADSDSDTDSEGPVAGAGLGPDPGPDPGPGPGPGPGPGLASPVGSQVIHSGHFMVSSPHSDSLERGARRRRRRGRLGPPAPGDCGPPTIDPTLTRLFECMSLAYSGKLVSPKWKNFKGLKLLCRDKIRLNNAIWRAWYIQYVERRKSPVCGFVTPLQGSEADEHRKPEAVVLEGNYWKRRIEVVMREYHKWRIYYKKRLRKPSRDGDLLGPRQAERVWPPPERWCQQLFSSVVPVLLGGSKEEPGGGQLLDLDSFLSDISDTLFTMTQLPAPPPLPPEDAYLGNADMIQPDLTPLQPSLDDLMDISDFFTNYRPPSTPSCFPAGPGFNPSTEPLFGDPPGLPAAPSEMPLSPGSRLQARTTCPAPLESPSAFLSPEFLLPPDPKARPPPLLPGPCLAKGTSVEPGPTNPFIPLAPLPGSQEDPLLYPLPRTKFPFSGSAPSGAAPPLPPPPGFPSHPLEPPYPMELLAQPPGYLPPPGGPHFSVPLRALPRTRVPSPRGRRPSPPPRHPGPLPEGPNPCLTQLLTAAKLEPSLEPPALCTALGPPGSPQVGAPEFSEFFPRLAPPRPPPAPTSLPPPRSLLVPKAERLSPPSTSGGERRPSGELSPLPPLTSVGLGTGLSPPHPTFNRGRPESNKTESRRITHISAEQKRRFNIKLGFDTLHGLVSTLNSQPGLKVSKATTLQKTAEYIGMLQQERAAMQEEIQRLRAQIEELNSDINLCQQQLPATGVPITHQRFHQMRDMFDAYVRARTLHNWKFWLHPDPAAVRVLQRDGVHGQRTQPAAHLPRLAGPALFPPCAAPRRPELPPAAEHLHLHPDGPGPRPGAGRTGRGHQSPGRHQLGGCPPCPGPLQLTVRLTIGLPKLSNACRGPSLQLRGDSCPRPASRPP, encoded by the exons ATGGCCGGGGTGCTGTCCGAGGGTCTGGCCGGGGGTCTTGCCGGGGGTCTGTCGGGACCCCGGTCGGGGCCGGAGCCCTCGGCGGAGGCGGACTCGGACTCGGACACGGACTCGGAGGGTCCCGTGGCCGGCGCGGGcctcggccccgaccccggccccgaccccggccccggccccggccccggcccgggccccggcttgGCCTCTCCGGTCGGCTCCCAGGTGATCCACAGCGGTCACTTCATGGTGTCCTCCCCGCACAGCGACTCCCTGGAGCggggggcgcggcggcggcggcggcggggacggctgggccccccggcccccggggactgCGGCCCGCCCACCATCGACCCCACCCTCACCCGCCTCTTCGAGTGCATGAGCTTGGCCTACAG TGGGAAGTTGGTGTCTCCCAAGTGGAAAAATTTCAAGGGCTTGAAGCTCCTCTGCCGGGACAAAATCCGCCTCAACAATGCAATCTGGAGGGCCTGGTACATCCAGT ATGTGGAGCGGAGGAAGAGTCCCGTGTGTGGCTTCGTGACTCCCCTGCAGGGCTCTGAAGCCGACGAGCATCGCAAACCAGAG gcAGTGGTCCTGGAGGGAAACTACTGGAAACGGCGGATCGAGGTGGTGATGCGCGAATACCACAAGTGGCGGATTTACTACAAGAAACGG CTCCGAAAGCCCAGCAGAGATGGGGACCTGTTGGGGCCCAGGCAg gCCGAGAGGGTATGGCCCCCCCCGGAGCGGTGGTGCCAGCAGCTCTTCTCCAGCGTGGTGCCCGTCCTGCTGGGGGGGTCCAAGGAGGAGCCCGGGGGTGGGCAGCTGCTCGACCTGGACTCCTTCCTGTCGGACATCTCGGACACCCTGTTCACCATGACCcagctccccgccccgcccccgctgccccccgaaGATG CTTACCTGGGCAACGCCGACATGATCCAGCCGGACCTGACCCCTCTGCAGCCCAGCCTGGATGACCTCATGGACATCTCGG ATTTCTTCACCAACTACCGGCCCCCCTCGACCCCCAGCTGCTTCCCAGCAGGTCCCGGCTTCAACCCCTCAACCGAGCCCCTGTTCGGAgaccccccggggctccccgccgccccctctgAGATGCCTCTCTCACCCGGAAGCCGCCTGCAG GCCCGGACCACTTGCCCAGCCCCGCTGGAGTCTCCCAGTGCTTTCCTGAGTCCCGAATTCCTCCTGCCCCCTGACCCCAAGGCCAGACCCCCTCCGCTTCTCCCCGGGCCCTGCCTAGCCAAGGGGACCAGCGTGGAGCCCGGCCCAACGAACCCCTTCATCCCCCTGGCCCCTCTCccggggagccaggaggacccccTCCTGTACCCGCTCCCTCGGACCAAGTTTCCCTTCTCCGGCTCAGCTCCCTCCGGAgcggcccctcctctgccccctcctccaggctTCCCCTCGCACCCTCTAGAGCCCCCCTACCCCATGGAGCTCCTGGCCCAGCCTCCGGGTTACCTGCCCCCTCCCGGTGGCccccacttctccgtgcccctaAGGGCCCTGCCCAGAACCAGAGTGCCCAGCCCCCGGGGGCGGAGGCCCAGCCCACCGCCGCGgcatcccggccccctccctgaaGGCCCCAATCCCTGCCTCACTCAGCTGCTCACAGCCG CAAAGCTAGAGCCGAGTCTGGAGCCGCCTGCCCTCTGCACCGCGCTGGGGCCTCCGGGCTCCCCG CAGGTTGGAGCCCCTGAGTTCTCTGAATTCTTCCCCCGGCTGGCACCGCctcggccccctccggccccgacgTCCTTGCCGCCCCCCAGATCCCTGCTGGTCCCCAAAGCAGAGCGCCTCTCACCCCCCTCCACCAGTG GTGGTGAGCGGCGGCCATCTGGAGAGCTGTCCCCGCTGCCCCCCTTGACCAGTGTGGGGCTGGGCAcaggcctctccccacctcaccccacatTCAACCGAGGGCGGCCAGAGAGCAACAAG ACGGAGAGCCGCCGCATCACCCACATCTCGGCCGAGCAGAAGCGCCGATTCAACATCAAGCTTGGCTTCGACACGTTGCACGGCCTGGTGAGCACGTTGAACAGCCAGCCCGGTCTCAAG gtgaGCAAGGCCACGACCCTGCAGAAGACGGCGGAGTACATCGGCATGCTGCAGCAAGAGCGGGCGGCCATGCAAGAGGAGATCCAGCGGCTCCGGGCCCAGATCGAGGAGCTCAACTCGGACATCAA cTTGTGCCAGCAGCAGCTGCCGGCCACAGGAGTGCCCATCACCCACCAGCGCTTCCACCAGATGCGGGACATGTTTGACGCCTACGTTCGCGCCCGCACGCTGCACAACTGGAAGTTCTGGCTC CATCCTGATCCGGCCGCTGTTCGAGTCCTTCAACGGGATGGTGTCCACGGCCAGCGAACACAGCCTGCGGCACACCTCCCTCGCCTGGCTGGACCAGCACTGTTCCCTCCCTGCGCTGCGCCCCG CCGTCCTGAGCTCCCTCCGGCAGCTGAGCACCTCCACCTGCATCCTGACGGACCCGGCCCGCGTCCCGGAGCAGGCCGCACAGGCCGTGGCCACCAGAGCCCTGGGCGGCACCAGCTAGGGGGCTGCCCGCCGTGCCCCGGGCCTCTGCAGCTGACCGTCCGTCTGACCATCGGTCTGCCAAAACTGTCAAACGCCTGTCGGGGGCCCAGCCTCCAACTCCGTGGAGACTCGTGCCCAAGGCCAGCCTCCCGCCCGCCCTGA
- the MLXIPL gene encoding carbohydrate-responsive element-binding protein isoform X3 — protein MAGVLSEGLAGGLAGGLSGPRSGPEPSAEADSDSDTDSEGPVAGAGLGPDPGPDPGPGPGPGPGPGLASPVGSQVIHSGHFMVSSPHSDSLERGARRRRRRGRLGPPAPGDCGPPTIDPTLTRLFECMSLAYSGKLVSPKWKNFKGLKLLCRDKIRLNNAIWRAWYIQYVERRKSPVCGFVTPLQGSEADEHRKPEAVVLEGNYWKRRIEVVMREYHKWRIYYKKRLRKPSRDGDLLGPRQAERVWPPPERWCQQLFSSVVPVLLGGSKEEPGGGQLLDLDSFLSDISDTLFTMTQLPAPPPLPPEDAYLGNADMIQPDLTPLQPSLDDLMDISGPGFNPSTEPLFGDPPGLPAAPSEMPLSPGSRLQARTTCPAPLESPSAFLSPEFLLPPDPKARPPPLLPGPCLAKGTSVEPGPTNPFIPLAPLPGSQEDPLLYPLPRTKFPFSGSAPSGAAPPLPPPPGFPSHPLEPPYPMELLAQPPGYLPPPGGPHFSVPLRALPRTRVPSPRGRRPSPPPRHPGPLPEGPNPCLTQLLTAAKLEPSLEPPALCTALGPPGSPQVGAPEFSEFFPRLAPPRPPPAPTSLPPPRSLLVPKAERLSPPSTSGGERRPSGELSPLPPLTSVGLGTGLSPPHPTFNRGRPESNKTESRRITHISAEQKRRFNIKLGFDTLHGLVSTLNSQPGLKVSKATTLQKTAEYIGMLQQERAAMQEEIQRLRAQIEELNSDINLCQQQLPATGVPITHQRFHQMRDMFDAYVRARTLHNWKFWLHPDPAAVRVLQRDGVHGQRTQPAAHLPRLAGPALFPPCAAPRRPELPPAAEHLHLHPDGPGPRPGAGRTGRGHQSPGRHQLGGCPPCPGPLQLTVRLTIGLPKLSNACRGPSLQLRGDSCPRPASRPP, from the exons ATGGCCGGGGTGCTGTCCGAGGGTCTGGCCGGGGGTCTTGCCGGGGGTCTGTCGGGACCCCGGTCGGGGCCGGAGCCCTCGGCGGAGGCGGACTCGGACTCGGACACGGACTCGGAGGGTCCCGTGGCCGGCGCGGGcctcggccccgaccccggccccgaccccggccccggccccggccccggcccgggccccggcttgGCCTCTCCGGTCGGCTCCCAGGTGATCCACAGCGGTCACTTCATGGTGTCCTCCCCGCACAGCGACTCCCTGGAGCggggggcgcggcggcggcggcggcggggacggctgggccccccggcccccggggactgCGGCCCGCCCACCATCGACCCCACCCTCACCCGCCTCTTCGAGTGCATGAGCTTGGCCTACAG TGGGAAGTTGGTGTCTCCCAAGTGGAAAAATTTCAAGGGCTTGAAGCTCCTCTGCCGGGACAAAATCCGCCTCAACAATGCAATCTGGAGGGCCTGGTACATCCAGT ATGTGGAGCGGAGGAAGAGTCCCGTGTGTGGCTTCGTGACTCCCCTGCAGGGCTCTGAAGCCGACGAGCATCGCAAACCAGAG gcAGTGGTCCTGGAGGGAAACTACTGGAAACGGCGGATCGAGGTGGTGATGCGCGAATACCACAAGTGGCGGATTTACTACAAGAAACGG CTCCGAAAGCCCAGCAGAGATGGGGACCTGTTGGGGCCCAGGCAg gCCGAGAGGGTATGGCCCCCCCCGGAGCGGTGGTGCCAGCAGCTCTTCTCCAGCGTGGTGCCCGTCCTGCTGGGGGGGTCCAAGGAGGAGCCCGGGGGTGGGCAGCTGCTCGACCTGGACTCCTTCCTGTCGGACATCTCGGACACCCTGTTCACCATGACCcagctccccgccccgcccccgctgccccccgaaGATG CTTACCTGGGCAACGCCGACATGATCCAGCCGGACCTGACCCCTCTGCAGCCCAGCCTGGATGACCTCATGGACATCTCGG GTCCCGGCTTCAACCCCTCAACCGAGCCCCTGTTCGGAgaccccccggggctccccgccgccccctctgAGATGCCTCTCTCACCCGGAAGCCGCCTGCAG GCCCGGACCACTTGCCCAGCCCCGCTGGAGTCTCCCAGTGCTTTCCTGAGTCCCGAATTCCTCCTGCCCCCTGACCCCAAGGCCAGACCCCCTCCGCTTCTCCCCGGGCCCTGCCTAGCCAAGGGGACCAGCGTGGAGCCCGGCCCAACGAACCCCTTCATCCCCCTGGCCCCTCTCccggggagccaggaggacccccTCCTGTACCCGCTCCCTCGGACCAAGTTTCCCTTCTCCGGCTCAGCTCCCTCCGGAgcggcccctcctctgccccctcctccaggctTCCCCTCGCACCCTCTAGAGCCCCCCTACCCCATGGAGCTCCTGGCCCAGCCTCCGGGTTACCTGCCCCCTCCCGGTGGCccccacttctccgtgcccctaAGGGCCCTGCCCAGAACCAGAGTGCCCAGCCCCCGGGGGCGGAGGCCCAGCCCACCGCCGCGgcatcccggccccctccctgaaGGCCCCAATCCCTGCCTCACTCAGCTGCTCACAGCCG CAAAGCTAGAGCCGAGTCTGGAGCCGCCTGCCCTCTGCACCGCGCTGGGGCCTCCGGGCTCCCCG CAGGTTGGAGCCCCTGAGTTCTCTGAATTCTTCCCCCGGCTGGCACCGCctcggccccctccggccccgacgTCCTTGCCGCCCCCCAGATCCCTGCTGGTCCCCAAAGCAGAGCGCCTCTCACCCCCCTCCACCAGTG GTGGTGAGCGGCGGCCATCTGGAGAGCTGTCCCCGCTGCCCCCCTTGACCAGTGTGGGGCTGGGCAcaggcctctccccacctcaccccacatTCAACCGAGGGCGGCCAGAGAGCAACAAG ACGGAGAGCCGCCGCATCACCCACATCTCGGCCGAGCAGAAGCGCCGATTCAACATCAAGCTTGGCTTCGACACGTTGCACGGCCTGGTGAGCACGTTGAACAGCCAGCCCGGTCTCAAG gtgaGCAAGGCCACGACCCTGCAGAAGACGGCGGAGTACATCGGCATGCTGCAGCAAGAGCGGGCGGCCATGCAAGAGGAGATCCAGCGGCTCCGGGCCCAGATCGAGGAGCTCAACTCGGACATCAA cTTGTGCCAGCAGCAGCTGCCGGCCACAGGAGTGCCCATCACCCACCAGCGCTTCCACCAGATGCGGGACATGTTTGACGCCTACGTTCGCGCCCGCACGCTGCACAACTGGAAGTTCTGGCTC CATCCTGATCCGGCCGCTGTTCGAGTCCTTCAACGGGATGGTGTCCACGGCCAGCGAACACAGCCTGCGGCACACCTCCCTCGCCTGGCTGGACCAGCACTGTTCCCTCCCTGCGCTGCGCCCCG CCGTCCTGAGCTCCCTCCGGCAGCTGAGCACCTCCACCTGCATCCTGACGGACCCGGCCCGCGTCCCGGAGCAGGCCGCACAGGCCGTGGCCACCAGAGCCCTGGGCGGCACCAGCTAGGGGGCTGCCCGCCGTGCCCCGGGCCTCTGCAGCTGACCGTCCGTCTGACCATCGGTCTGCCAAAACTGTCAAACGCCTGTCGGGGGCCCAGCCTCCAACTCCGTGGAGACTCGTGCCCAAGGCCAGCCTCCCGCCCGCCCTGA
- the MLXIPL gene encoding carbohydrate-responsive element-binding protein isoform X2 yields MAGVLSEGLAGGLAGGLSGPRSGPEPSAEADSDSDTDSEGPVAGAGLGPDPGPDPGPGPGPGPGPGLASPVGSQVIHSGHFMVSSPHSDSLERGARRRRRRGRLGPPAPGDCGPPTIDPTLTRLFECMSLAYSGKLVSPKWKNFKGLKLLCRDKIRLNNAIWRAWYIQYVERRKSPVCGFVTPLQGSEADEHRKPEAVVLEGNYWKRRIEVVMREYHKWRIYYKKRLRKPSRDGDLLGPRQAERVWPPPERWCQQLFSSVVPVLLGGSKEEPGGGQLLDLDSFLSDISDTLFTMTQLPAPPPLPPEDAYLGNADMIQPDLTPLQPSLDDLMDISDFFTNYRPPSTPSCFPAGPGFNPSTEPLFGDPPGLPAAPSEMPLSPGSRLQARTTCPAPLESPSAFLSPEFLLPPDPKARPPPLLPGPCLAKGTSVEPGPTNPFIPLAPLPGSQEDPLLYPLPRTKFPFSGSAPSGAAPPLPPPPGFPSHPLEPPYPMELLAQPPGYLPPPGGPHFSVPLRALPRTRVPSPRGRRPSPPPRHPGPLPEGPNPCLTQLLTAAKLEPSLEPPALCTALGPPGSPVGAPEFSEFFPRLAPPRPPPAPTSLPPPRSLLVPKAERLSPPSTSGGERRPSGELSPLPPLTSVGLGTGLSPPHPTFNRGRPESNKTESRRITHISAEQKRRFNIKLGFDTLHGLVSTLNSQPGLKVSKATTLQKTAEYIGMLQQERAAMQEEIQRLRAQIEELNSDINLCQQQLPATGVPITHQRFHQMRDMFDAYVRARTLHNWKFWLHPDPAAVRVLQRDGVHGQRTQPAAHLPRLAGPALFPPCAAPRRPELPPAAEHLHLHPDGPGPRPGAGRTGRGHQSPGRHQLGGCPPCPGPLQLTVRLTIGLPKLSNACRGPSLQLRGDSCPRPASRPP; encoded by the exons ATGGCCGGGGTGCTGTCCGAGGGTCTGGCCGGGGGTCTTGCCGGGGGTCTGTCGGGACCCCGGTCGGGGCCGGAGCCCTCGGCGGAGGCGGACTCGGACTCGGACACGGACTCGGAGGGTCCCGTGGCCGGCGCGGGcctcggccccgaccccggccccgaccccggccccggccccggccccggcccgggccccggcttgGCCTCTCCGGTCGGCTCCCAGGTGATCCACAGCGGTCACTTCATGGTGTCCTCCCCGCACAGCGACTCCCTGGAGCggggggcgcggcggcggcggcggcggggacggctgggccccccggcccccggggactgCGGCCCGCCCACCATCGACCCCACCCTCACCCGCCTCTTCGAGTGCATGAGCTTGGCCTACAG TGGGAAGTTGGTGTCTCCCAAGTGGAAAAATTTCAAGGGCTTGAAGCTCCTCTGCCGGGACAAAATCCGCCTCAACAATGCAATCTGGAGGGCCTGGTACATCCAGT ATGTGGAGCGGAGGAAGAGTCCCGTGTGTGGCTTCGTGACTCCCCTGCAGGGCTCTGAAGCCGACGAGCATCGCAAACCAGAG gcAGTGGTCCTGGAGGGAAACTACTGGAAACGGCGGATCGAGGTGGTGATGCGCGAATACCACAAGTGGCGGATTTACTACAAGAAACGG CTCCGAAAGCCCAGCAGAGATGGGGACCTGTTGGGGCCCAGGCAg gCCGAGAGGGTATGGCCCCCCCCGGAGCGGTGGTGCCAGCAGCTCTTCTCCAGCGTGGTGCCCGTCCTGCTGGGGGGGTCCAAGGAGGAGCCCGGGGGTGGGCAGCTGCTCGACCTGGACTCCTTCCTGTCGGACATCTCGGACACCCTGTTCACCATGACCcagctccccgccccgcccccgctgccccccgaaGATG CTTACCTGGGCAACGCCGACATGATCCAGCCGGACCTGACCCCTCTGCAGCCCAGCCTGGATGACCTCATGGACATCTCGG ATTTCTTCACCAACTACCGGCCCCCCTCGACCCCCAGCTGCTTCCCAGCAGGTCCCGGCTTCAACCCCTCAACCGAGCCCCTGTTCGGAgaccccccggggctccccgccgccccctctgAGATGCCTCTCTCACCCGGAAGCCGCCTGCAG GCCCGGACCACTTGCCCAGCCCCGCTGGAGTCTCCCAGTGCTTTCCTGAGTCCCGAATTCCTCCTGCCCCCTGACCCCAAGGCCAGACCCCCTCCGCTTCTCCCCGGGCCCTGCCTAGCCAAGGGGACCAGCGTGGAGCCCGGCCCAACGAACCCCTTCATCCCCCTGGCCCCTCTCccggggagccaggaggacccccTCCTGTACCCGCTCCCTCGGACCAAGTTTCCCTTCTCCGGCTCAGCTCCCTCCGGAgcggcccctcctctgccccctcctccaggctTCCCCTCGCACCCTCTAGAGCCCCCCTACCCCATGGAGCTCCTGGCCCAGCCTCCGGGTTACCTGCCCCCTCCCGGTGGCccccacttctccgtgcccctaAGGGCCCTGCCCAGAACCAGAGTGCCCAGCCCCCGGGGGCGGAGGCCCAGCCCACCGCCGCGgcatcccggccccctccctgaaGGCCCCAATCCCTGCCTCACTCAGCTGCTCACAGCCG CAAAGCTAGAGCCGAGTCTGGAGCCGCCTGCCCTCTGCACCGCGCTGGGGCCTCCGGGCTCCCCG GTTGGAGCCCCTGAGTTCTCTGAATTCTTCCCCCGGCTGGCACCGCctcggccccctccggccccgacgTCCTTGCCGCCCCCCAGATCCCTGCTGGTCCCCAAAGCAGAGCGCCTCTCACCCCCCTCCACCAGTG GTGGTGAGCGGCGGCCATCTGGAGAGCTGTCCCCGCTGCCCCCCTTGACCAGTGTGGGGCTGGGCAcaggcctctccccacctcaccccacatTCAACCGAGGGCGGCCAGAGAGCAACAAG ACGGAGAGCCGCCGCATCACCCACATCTCGGCCGAGCAGAAGCGCCGATTCAACATCAAGCTTGGCTTCGACACGTTGCACGGCCTGGTGAGCACGTTGAACAGCCAGCCCGGTCTCAAG gtgaGCAAGGCCACGACCCTGCAGAAGACGGCGGAGTACATCGGCATGCTGCAGCAAGAGCGGGCGGCCATGCAAGAGGAGATCCAGCGGCTCCGGGCCCAGATCGAGGAGCTCAACTCGGACATCAA cTTGTGCCAGCAGCAGCTGCCGGCCACAGGAGTGCCCATCACCCACCAGCGCTTCCACCAGATGCGGGACATGTTTGACGCCTACGTTCGCGCCCGCACGCTGCACAACTGGAAGTTCTGGCTC CATCCTGATCCGGCCGCTGTTCGAGTCCTTCAACGGGATGGTGTCCACGGCCAGCGAACACAGCCTGCGGCACACCTCCCTCGCCTGGCTGGACCAGCACTGTTCCCTCCCTGCGCTGCGCCCCG CCGTCCTGAGCTCCCTCCGGCAGCTGAGCACCTCCACCTGCATCCTGACGGACCCGGCCCGCGTCCCGGAGCAGGCCGCACAGGCCGTGGCCACCAGAGCCCTGGGCGGCACCAGCTAGGGGGCTGCCCGCCGTGCCCCGGGCCTCTGCAGCTGACCGTCCGTCTGACCATCGGTCTGCCAAAACTGTCAAACGCCTGTCGGGGGCCCAGCCTCCAACTCCGTGGAGACTCGTGCCCAAGGCCAGCCTCCCGCCCGCCCTGA
- the MLXIPL gene encoding carbohydrate-responsive element-binding protein isoform X4 has product MAGVLSEGLAGGLAGGLSGPRSGPEPSAEADSDSDTDSEGPVAGAGLGPDPGPDPGPGPGPGPGPGLASPVGSQVIHSGHFMVSSPHSDSLERGARRRRRRGRLGPPAPGDCGPPTIDPTLTRLFECMSLAYSGKLVSPKWKNFKGLKLLCRDKIRLNNAIWRAWYIQYVERRKSPVCGFVTPLQGSEADEHRKPEAVVLEGNYWKRRIEVVMREYHKWRIYYKKRLRKPSRDGDLLGPRQAERVWPPPERWCQQLFSSVVPVLLGGSKEEPGGGQLLDLDSFLSDISDTLFTMTQLPAPPPLPPEDAYLGNADMIQPDLTPLQPSLDDLMDISDFFTNYRPPSTPSCFPAGPGFNPSTEPLFGDPPGLPAAPSEMPLSPGSRLQARTTCPAPLESPSAFLSPEFLLPPDPKARPPPLLPGPCLAKGTSVEPGPTNPFIPLAPLPGSQEDPLLYPLPRTKFPFSGSAPSGAAPPLPPPPGFPSHPLEPPYPMELLAQPPGYLPPPGGPHFSVPLRALPRTRVPSPRGRRPSPPPRHPGPLPEGPNPCLTQLLTAAKLEPSLEPPALCTALGPPGSPQVGAPEFSEFFPRLAPPRPPPAPTSLPPPRSLLVPKAERLSPPSTSGGERRPSGELSPLPPLTSVGLGTGLSPPHPTFNRGRPESNKTESRRITHISAEQKRRFNIKLGFDTLHGLVSTLNSQPGLKVSKATTLQKTAEYIGMLQQERAAMQEEIQRLRAQIEELNSDINLCQQQLPATGVPITHQRFHQMRDMFDAYVRARTLHNWKFWLFSILIRPLFESFNGMVSTASEHSLRHTSLAWLDQHCSLPALRPAVLSSLRQLSTSTCILTDPARVPEQAAQAVATRALGGTS; this is encoded by the exons ATGGCCGGGGTGCTGTCCGAGGGTCTGGCCGGGGGTCTTGCCGGGGGTCTGTCGGGACCCCGGTCGGGGCCGGAGCCCTCGGCGGAGGCGGACTCGGACTCGGACACGGACTCGGAGGGTCCCGTGGCCGGCGCGGGcctcggccccgaccccggccccgaccccggccccggccccggccccggcccgggccccggcttgGCCTCTCCGGTCGGCTCCCAGGTGATCCACAGCGGTCACTTCATGGTGTCCTCCCCGCACAGCGACTCCCTGGAGCggggggcgcggcggcggcggcggcggggacggctgggccccccggcccccggggactgCGGCCCGCCCACCATCGACCCCACCCTCACCCGCCTCTTCGAGTGCATGAGCTTGGCCTACAG TGGGAAGTTGGTGTCTCCCAAGTGGAAAAATTTCAAGGGCTTGAAGCTCCTCTGCCGGGACAAAATCCGCCTCAACAATGCAATCTGGAGGGCCTGGTACATCCAGT ATGTGGAGCGGAGGAAGAGTCCCGTGTGTGGCTTCGTGACTCCCCTGCAGGGCTCTGAAGCCGACGAGCATCGCAAACCAGAG gcAGTGGTCCTGGAGGGAAACTACTGGAAACGGCGGATCGAGGTGGTGATGCGCGAATACCACAAGTGGCGGATTTACTACAAGAAACGG CTCCGAAAGCCCAGCAGAGATGGGGACCTGTTGGGGCCCAGGCAg gCCGAGAGGGTATGGCCCCCCCCGGAGCGGTGGTGCCAGCAGCTCTTCTCCAGCGTGGTGCCCGTCCTGCTGGGGGGGTCCAAGGAGGAGCCCGGGGGTGGGCAGCTGCTCGACCTGGACTCCTTCCTGTCGGACATCTCGGACACCCTGTTCACCATGACCcagctccccgccccgcccccgctgccccccgaaGATG CTTACCTGGGCAACGCCGACATGATCCAGCCGGACCTGACCCCTCTGCAGCCCAGCCTGGATGACCTCATGGACATCTCGG ATTTCTTCACCAACTACCGGCCCCCCTCGACCCCCAGCTGCTTCCCAGCAGGTCCCGGCTTCAACCCCTCAACCGAGCCCCTGTTCGGAgaccccccggggctccccgccgccccctctgAGATGCCTCTCTCACCCGGAAGCCGCCTGCAG GCCCGGACCACTTGCCCAGCCCCGCTGGAGTCTCCCAGTGCTTTCCTGAGTCCCGAATTCCTCCTGCCCCCTGACCCCAAGGCCAGACCCCCTCCGCTTCTCCCCGGGCCCTGCCTAGCCAAGGGGACCAGCGTGGAGCCCGGCCCAACGAACCCCTTCATCCCCCTGGCCCCTCTCccggggagccaggaggacccccTCCTGTACCCGCTCCCTCGGACCAAGTTTCCCTTCTCCGGCTCAGCTCCCTCCGGAgcggcccctcctctgccccctcctccaggctTCCCCTCGCACCCTCTAGAGCCCCCCTACCCCATGGAGCTCCTGGCCCAGCCTCCGGGTTACCTGCCCCCTCCCGGTGGCccccacttctccgtgcccctaAGGGCCCTGCCCAGAACCAGAGTGCCCAGCCCCCGGGGGCGGAGGCCCAGCCCACCGCCGCGgcatcccggccccctccctgaaGGCCCCAATCCCTGCCTCACTCAGCTGCTCACAGCCG CAAAGCTAGAGCCGAGTCTGGAGCCGCCTGCCCTCTGCACCGCGCTGGGGCCTCCGGGCTCCCCG CAGGTTGGAGCCCCTGAGTTCTCTGAATTCTTCCCCCGGCTGGCACCGCctcggccccctccggccccgacgTCCTTGCCGCCCCCCAGATCCCTGCTGGTCCCCAAAGCAGAGCGCCTCTCACCCCCCTCCACCAGTG GTGGTGAGCGGCGGCCATCTGGAGAGCTGTCCCCGCTGCCCCCCTTGACCAGTGTGGGGCTGGGCAcaggcctctccccacctcaccccacatTCAACCGAGGGCGGCCAGAGAGCAACAAG ACGGAGAGCCGCCGCATCACCCACATCTCGGCCGAGCAGAAGCGCCGATTCAACATCAAGCTTGGCTTCGACACGTTGCACGGCCTGGTGAGCACGTTGAACAGCCAGCCCGGTCTCAAG gtgaGCAAGGCCACGACCCTGCAGAAGACGGCGGAGTACATCGGCATGCTGCAGCAAGAGCGGGCGGCCATGCAAGAGGAGATCCAGCGGCTCCGGGCCCAGATCGAGGAGCTCAACTCGGACATCAA cTTGTGCCAGCAGCAGCTGCCGGCCACAGGAGTGCCCATCACCCACCAGCGCTTCCACCAGATGCGGGACATGTTTGACGCCTACGTTCGCGCCCGCACGCTGCACAACTGGAAGTTCTGGCTC TTCAGCATCCTGATCCGGCCGCTGTTCGAGTCCTTCAACGGGATGGTGTCCACGGCCAGCGAACACAGCCTGCGGCACACCTCCCTCGCCTGGCTGGACCAGCACTGTTCCCTCCCTGCGCTGCGCCCCG CCGTCCTGAGCTCCCTCCGGCAGCTGAGCACCTCCACCTGCATCCTGACGGACCCGGCCCGCGTCCCGGAGCAGGCCGCACAGGCCGTGGCCACCAGAGCCCTGGGCGGCACCAGCTAG